The sequence TTTATGCACAGCACACTACCACAGGAGATTTACATGTCCACGAATACAACTtcaaacaaagaaatataaatatttgctacTATTACCCCTATTGCTAAAAGCAAGACTTGACTTTAGGCAACAGACTGATTCTAAATGATCAAAATATAAGATTGGTTTGGgtgatcatttttaaagtgaaactcAAAAACACAATATGAAAATACTCTGATATAAAAATATCCATGTAACAGCAATACAAGGTCAAAAAATTCAACTTAAATGTAGCCACTATGCCAGgctatataaatatgtaatagtGAACTATTGGCACAGTATGTGTGTGCAGGGCAAAAATGAAATCTACTATTTTAGTAACAATCCCAGAATAGCAGCTCATGGCTCAGGAACTcatgtatttctaaaattttttacaGGTCCTCTAAGATTCTGATTTTTGCTCAACTTCACAGCACAACTCATTATTTAATAATCACAAAAGGCAAACATTTTAAAGACATATGTAAGCATTCTATTCTAAAATTAAGATTAAACAAGTCTATCAGGCCTATTATTATTACAGTTCAACATCAACTCTCACTCACAGCATTTAGTCcattaaagaatgaaatcagacagtattaaataaacaaaaaaacctcaagtCTCTTTTAGAGCCTTTATCTCTCAATGTTAAAGTCAcccattaaacatttttattagctAGCTATTTCAAAATAGGAGTGCAGAGTTTTTATTCAAGCACCCCTAAACTCTAGAACTGTTCCAACAGACTAAAAACATCAACACTTTTAAAAGCCAGATAATAAAATcagtgcatgcctgtgtgtgagagagagagagaaagggaacaaCATTTTACAGTAACATCCTCTCCGTGAGCGTCAACCCATAAGATGTAAATACACATGAACAACTTAACAATATTATCATAAAAACCCATATAATATAAATCAAAGCTACTGCTACTCTGAAAATGTAAAAGTGCAAAGACTATTTagaatatcaaaatatttcaacTTTCTAGTTTTATTACCACTTCTTAAGAATTAATGTACAACAGGCAGTAACTGGAAAAGGATTTTATCATTTAATAGCAGGAAGAATCGTTACTTTAATTGTactttctttttaacaaaacaaTTATGATAAATACctgaaaaacttttaataaagaatttttaaaggttaGACATATGTACTACATTTACCAACGAGAGAGTTTTCAAacgggtatatatatatatttcaagtttGAGCAGCTTAATATTTACAAACATACAAATATCATGAATTTAAATTAAGATGCATCTCCATCACATATTGCTACAAAATCACACAGGACCATAAACTACGGGTACTATGCCAGATTACAATATATAATAATTGGCTCTTTTCTGTAACACTGAAATACTTTAGAAACATCACTTCAggcatattttcataaaaatacaatttactaATATATTTACCTGCATTCATTTTTCAGtcctttattcattcaaatatCTGAACTTCTATTTATTGCTTCTTAAACCATCAAATTTACACTCTTGAAAGATCTAAATGATTAGACTTCAACCAGATTTCAAGCATTCTCTATCAACAGAAAGCTGATACATTTAATTTAGTTTTGGaatgtttaaaatagattatcaaataaacattaaaagcaagttttgtttcttttaaatttacattCATAACCCTCGAAGCTATTGGCCTCTTTATGGGGTAGAGGAagagttattattatttatctaatatttcatttgaaaataaaagcttagttttctcatctcagCAGAATGgccaactataagaaaaaaagtgAGTTTCTAAATTAGAACACTCAGCTCTATTATTTTCACAACAGAGTTCACAACAGAACTGTTTTACTGGTACAGTGAAGTCTTGGTCTTCATCAGAGTaatgtgaaattaaaattcaagtgaataaattctaataaataaataactagatTCTATGTTTCTAAAacctgaaaacttaaaaaaaaaaaaaaacattgctcCTATCTCACAAGATGattaaataatttcttatttctgaGAAAAACGATAACTTGTAAAAGTCCATTTCATATACTAGAAATTATCAAAAGATGGTGCCTATACTATTATACTTCAGAAGTCCGTTCAAATTCCCACCTACTTGCTCCTCCTAGTGGCTGTTACTAGAATAGTAGTACTTTCATTCATACATGTGTCTAATACTTTCAACcaatattttctaaatacttCATATTATATAAGTGAATATTCTAGTTATTCAATTTTATGAGGACTTCCAtgtaaatgtcattatttcccccaaataattaaatttcatATCAAAGTATATTTGGTATTAACCATAAACTTCTCAGTATCACAAGCTAGATAAACATtttcacacacatatttatataaaatttctaatAAACAAATGCttacaataaatttttaattgaccagttttccttaaataattttcacgataaaaagttgaaaaagttaaaattaaacatCAGTCCCCATTTCAAAAAGTTTTTATTCTCTTGTAATAGAATTCAAGCTATAGCTCACCTATCCTCTACCCCCACACCTTGATCCAGAAAAACTAAGAACTGAAAAAACATGAACAAATTTGTGCTATGCACTGAGAAACTTCGAAGACCGGTTCTTAATATGTAGCATCATGAATCTCCTATATTGACAGCCCATAATTTTTGTCTTCTAAATGTAGGGCTCTAAGTGTCAAGCAAGTCTAAGTGTCATGCAAGTCCTACAAATGTAATAAATTCTCCACATGCAAATTTAGAACACAGCATAActcaaaaatcttttaaaatgcattctgtgaaatttaaaattttaaactgaggATATAACAGTACCTAATGTCTGTATTTTGAAAAACTCGGAACACTGTTCAAAGCAGTTCTTTGCTAATTCTAATATGGAGATTCAACTGAAGTACATGATAGTACTCTGTGAAGGCCACAGATAATTAgttgctgtattttaaaaatcaatcttaAATCTAAGTAAAGACAATGATCTGAATGCCTCACATTTAAAGTGGAAggttaaaataagaaaagggtATTTGCAAATGTTCATCATTTATTACTGTCTTAAAATCTTGCACTGAAGTTACTGAACCCTGAAAATTAATTTTGACAGGTGCATCTTCTCATTGACTTTCTCCACACAGTAGGGGCCAATGGAAACATGCCAGGCAGTGTACTGTGACTAACAGAACTCTGCCATAATCAACCTTGCACCGTCTGTCCCACAACTGACACATGACCATTTTACAAAAAAGGCCGCTGACTGTGCACCATACCACCAATGGTATGTCAAATCAATTTTAATTAATGCCAATACATTTTCCATCTGCTCTTAGGCCTTTTTACACGGCCTCTCTCAGGAATCCAGCAGCGTTTCTCTCTCCTCCATGCACACAACTTTCAGTCTTTAACTTTAGTCAAAAGAATAAATGACCAGAGCTACGGAGATGATGAAATAAGTGGAAGAAAAATCCATCACCTATCTTAAAAGTGCTCACTGCACTCCaaaggtatatttttaaagaaattaatccTGTTCTCAGGACATTAGGTTGCCAAGAGAAGACAAATTATAAACTTTGTTCCTGGGCGATCATATTTTCACAGCTTAAAAATTCCCATCTGCCCTAATTTTATTAGTCTCTTTAAAGCAGTTCTGTGGTATTTAGCATTTTTGTAAACTTTTATGATTCATCTTTATAGAATGACTGCGAGGGAGACGACGTGACCGAATTAGAAAATGACTACCAAAGAACAGTACTGATTCAGGAGAAGGACACGTTCCCCAGCCACCAGGATCTCTCATCCATTACTGGGTATTTACAACATGCTTCAGTGGAGAAGGAGACACTGCTGCTTCGCAAAGATGAGCTGGAATGCCAAGAGGTCTCTGTTTCGGACCCATCTTATTGGTGTACTTTCTCTCGTGTTTCTTTTtgctatgtttttgtttttcaatcatCATGACTGGCTGCCAGGCAGAGCTGGATTCAAAGAAAACCCTGTGACATACACTTTCCGTGGATTTCGTTCTACAAAAAGTGAGACAAACCACAGCTCTCTTCGGAACATTTGGAAAGAAACTGTCCCTCAGACCCTGAGGCCTCTAACAGCAACTGACCCCAACAACACGGATCTGTCACTGCAAGGAGTCACAGGGCTGGAGAACACGCTCGGTGCCAACGGAAGCATTTACAACGAGAAAGGTACTGGACACCCAAATGCTTACCATTTCAAATACATTATCAACGAACCCGAAAAGTGCCAGGAGAAAAGCCCCTTTTTAATACTACTAATCGCTGCGGAACCTGGACAAATAGAAGCTAGACGAGCTATTCGGCAAACTTGGGGCAATGAGAGTCTAGCACCTGGTATTCAAATCACACGGATTTTTCTTTTAGGCGTAAGTATTAAGTCAAGTGGCTACCTTCAACGTGCAATATTGGAAGAAAGCAGACAGTACCATGATATTATCCAACAGGAATACTTAGATACATACTATAATCTGACCATTAAAACACTCATGGGCATGAACTGGGTTGCAACATACTGTCCGCGTATTCCTtatgtaatgaaaactgacagtGACATGTTTGTCAATACAGAGTATTTAATACATAAGTTATTGAAGCCAGACCTGCCTCCTAGACATAACTATTTTACTGGTTACCTAATGAGGGGATATGCACCCAATCGAAACAAAGACAGCAAGTGGTACATGCCACCAGACCTCTACCCTAGTGAACGCTATCCTGTCTTCTGCTCTGGGACTGGTTATGTTTTTTCTGGAGATCTGGCAGAGAAGATATTTAAAGTTTCTTTAAGTATCCGTCGTTTGCACTTGGAAGATGTATATGTGGGGATCTGTCTTGCCAAGTTGAGAATTGATCCTGTGCCCCCTCCCAATGAGTTTGTGTTCAATCACTGGCGAGTTTCTTACTCAAGCTGTAAATACAGCCACCTAATTACCTCTCATCAGTTCCAGCCTAGTGAACTGATAAAATACTGGAACCATTTACAACAAAATAAGCACAATGCTTGTGCCAATGCAGCAAAAGAAAAGGCAGGCAGATATCGCCACCGTAAACTACATTAGAAAAgacaacatttttttccccccaaaacatGCAACCTGTAAAATATTGCTAAAAGCATGTGTAGTTAAAATGATTATGATTACATCCATAGGACAAGTTTTAGTTAAAACTCATCATATAAAGgaatccaaaaatatattttttaatttctgaagaaggtaattcttaaaaatacattatatataacaaAAAAGTATCCCAAAACAACCTATTAAAAAATCTACCTAAAAAATCCACATGGGGGATTCTGTGTATTAACACGCAATAACAGGCATGCATACATCAGTGGTTCGAATCTTATGTTAGGGGCCAAGAGGATGTATCTGCATGTTTTCcaagtaaattttaatttaagaaatggAGATGGTCAAAAGACTCTTCATTTTAGATTTAGTTTTCCAtttcaatatatgtaaataaaacattACTGTCAATTTTAAGTAAACTTTATAATTGTGCAAAGGACAAATTTTCTGACCTATTCTAGGGTTCTAAAAACCATATTCCATGCAATAAGATTTAATTGAGATATTCCATAAACATAAAGTTCAGAGGTTTCAGCAATGAAGCTCTCATCTaagtattcactttttaaaaacaactgagatgttaattttcttttatcagtACTCACATTTATTGGGGGAAATTATTTTGACATGATgtgataaaatgtgaaaaatcaatGTGTCTCAGGCTcaagtttttataaaaaaaaaaaaaattaaatgttcaaaacagaaaatttgttttctcattggtGTTCAGGGCCAAGCTAGTATTTCACTGATGTCCTCAATCAGCTAGTTACTCCACTCTCAAGGAGCATCACCACTTAACTTCAAGcatatctgaaaaaaatctatCATTCTCCTCTAACTGAAGCAACTGCTGGTTACTTACAGGCACAAACAGGATGCACTGCTGAAAACAGATAAAGGATAAAGAGTGCAGCAGCAGtttcatttaatacattttaagatgCATGTCTGCCAAACCACAACATATAGGAAGTTTATTTCCTGACAGCAAGTGTACACGTGCCGATACTTCATCACTTTATGGCACCTACTTCGTTCTCTGAGTGCCAAGTTTACAAACTGCCTGCAGTTTTTAATTTGGTGGGTGACAAATATCCTGTTCCACCGATTAAACACTTTcggggagggatgggggaaaaACTACAAATGTTTGATGAACACTTGATTCTAGGATGAACAATGTATACAATGCACTTTTACcaagtttttaataaaaagggTAAACAAAAAACCTTCACTGAGTGTTATGGTCCGAATATTTCACAGAAATTTTGTTGGTTccattacaaattttaaaatcaagaaatactaacccattaattttaaaacagtgcTTTTATTGCATACCAGTATATAAATCTATCCATCTTGATTCAGTAAGGATGTTACTTATGCTAATTCTAACATCAATCATTTTTATCCTTGATTCTATTCTGAAGAGTTATCCACTGAAACATCTATTAAAGTTCAGAATCACAGAGAATGTTTCAGTACTTAAAATTTAATGTGCTGAATTCTACTGACACTCAGCTTATCTCCCATTTTTAATTCAGTCATCTAAATGTTCTGTTCTACACAGAATaattctgaatgctgagctgtATTACCCCACCTCTTGGTAAGGTCTGTTTTTCACTTACTTTATTCTGTTTGGTCATAAAAAGACTAAAATTACTAAGTACCAAAATTACTAGACAAAGTTCACACATAGGAGGATAATACCAAATTAGTGTGATGAAAAGTAAAAGGAACCCTTCCCTCAGTATAGAGAAttctattaattcttttttaaaagtgtatgtgcacatgtgtgcatgcacaggtATACACACTCAAACAGAATCCAAACACTATTCATACAAATTATTACTACAGTGCAGTATCTTTAAAAGCTAGTGTTTTCCTTCCAGAAAAATTCAAGTTTAaaaagataactaatgaaaaacaGAATTCTTAACAGATGATAAATTCCTATCTCAGGTGTTAACTTAAAATCATTTCTATATCCCTGATAACACTATCTTGAAAACTTATGGGAATCTGATGACACTCCAAGTTCTCAAAGAGCACTGAATCCAATAATAAGGTGCTTTAGTACTGCTGaaaatccttattttaaaataaatattctatcattaatttatttttgatctTCCATTCTGAATATACAAGCAGATTTCTTCAGCAAGATGACTTTCATGTTcatattatgattttaaaaatacaatacttATTTAAACATCTCACCAAATATTCATTAGGCCAAGTACCATGTAATTTTTATtatacatgaaaatataattttaatgactGCACTTATGTCTggtcaaagaaaaaattataggAACAACTATGTAATCTTTATGCTCAAAGTGTCAAGAGATATTATGTAAGATAAAAATACCAAAAGTTTCACTATCCACACTAGTTTGATTAAAATTATAGGTGGTGAAATTCTAATTCAACTAAATAATTTAAAGTTCTCACCTCTGAATATACAGTATTATCACATAAAGTCAATTGGAATCTTATTAAAATCTATTCCCAAACCCCTATAAAAATAGTGCCAGCAAAGCAGCAGGAACTATTtcctgactgagcacacactgtgtGCCTGGTAGTGTGTTAAAGGACTGTACACACACGATTGTATATAATCCTTCAAAGTAACActaaaggacaggaaagactgcAAGAGGTTAAATATCTGAGATCACACACACAGTAAAGCAGCAGGGTTCCAgctcagattcttcaccattatgCTCTTCTGCTACACTCTGCATGTATGATTCCTGCTAGAGTCTAAGAGCTAAGCAAAACGACCTGTCCTCTCTCGTAGTCTGCGCTCCTCCGTCACCTTCTGTGAGGCGCTCAGGCTGCACAACCATTTTCCCACACTGGCGGGACACCTGATGTCAAGTAAAGCGCAAATACAGAAAGGGGAGTAAAGCACAAATACAGAGACggggaaggagagaaagctgGTCCCTcagtcattttttcttcttttcagttattGATGTCTGGGGGTCAGAAACTTAGACAAGCTACAAATTACTGCTTATCTCTTATTCCTTTGGGCACTGAGACCCATCTGTAAACAAACAGGCAGGTGACACAGAAATTATACAAAAGGTGCttcttttgaagtataatttgaTTACTGTTGGTAGACAAAAGCAGCACCGTATTTTCTCACTCTACTGGTTAGTCACCTACAGTTTTGTCATGAGCTGGTAACACTCATTTTATCCAACTGATTCAGGTTAGATTCAGTTTTTAATGGTTTGACAACATTTGACTATTAACACAGATTTAAGGAGCCAAAAAGTCTCTACCTTACATACATCCTAACATACCTCACAAAGTATCAGTGTATCACTTAACATGACTCTCATAAGACGGATAATGTATTAATACACCAAATACTAACAAGGGACGTCACAAGTTTTGGCAAGAAACCTGCTGCTGCCTACTCCGtcagcgcacacacacacaccctcccccaaGTGCAAGGTAACTATAAGCCTTACTACTTTCAAGATCTGATTtgccagagaaggaagaaaaccaTTTCTGTATTTGCAGGAAGTGTTTCTCCTCCCTCTAACTAGCAAATATCCAAACTGAAGAATGACCAGAGAGAAAGCAACTGCCTCCATCCTGTCACTAATCTAATTTAATTCAACTTCCAAATGAACCCTCCAGACTCTCAACATGAATTTCACCTGAGACAGTGTCCTGAacactgaaaaaggaaaacaaaccagtacacttcagttcagtcgctcagtcgtgtccgactctttgcgaccccacggaccacagcacaccagacctccctgtccatcaccaactcccagagttcacccaaacccatgtccattgagttggtgatgccatccaaccatctcatcctctattgtcctcttctccttttgccctcaatccttcccaacattagggtcttttcaaatgagtcagctcttcacatcaggtggcaaagtactagagtctcagctttagcatcagtccttccaatgaacacccaggaatgatctcctttaggaggtagcaaagtactggagtctcagatttagcatcagtccttccaatgaacatccaggaatgatctcctttaggatggactggttggatctccttgtagtccaagagactctcaagagtcttctccaacaccacagttcaaaagcatcaattcttcagtgctcagctttcattatagtccaactctcacatccatacatgaccactggaaaaaccatagtcttgactagatggatctttattggcaaagtaatgtctctgcttttcaatatgctgtctatgttggttataactttccttccaaggagtaagtgtcttttaatttcatggctgtaatcaccatctacagtgattttggagcccagaaaaataaagtcagccactgtttccactgttt is a genomic window of Bos indicus isolate NIAB-ARS_2022 breed Sahiwal x Tharparkar chromosome 16, NIAB-ARS_B.indTharparkar_mat_pri_1.0, whole genome shotgun sequence containing:
- the B3GALT2 gene encoding beta-1,3-galactosyltransferase 2, with the translated sequence MLQWRRRHCCFAKMSWNAKRSLFRTHLIGVLSLVFLFAMFLFFNHHDWLPGRAGFKENPVTYTFRGFRSTKSETNHSSLRNIWKETVPQTLRPLTATDPNNTDLSLQGVTGLENTLGANGSIYNEKGTGHPNAYHFKYIINEPEKCQEKSPFLILLIAAEPGQIEARRAIRQTWGNESLAPGIQITRIFLLGVSIKSSGYLQRAILEESRQYHDIIQQEYLDTYYNLTIKTLMGMNWVATYCPRIPYVMKTDSDMFVNTEYLIHKLLKPDLPPRHNYFTGYLMRGYAPNRNKDSKWYMPPDLYPSERYPVFCSGTGYVFSGDLAEKIFKVSLSIRRLHLEDVYVGICLAKLRIDPVPPPNEFVFNHWRVSYSSCKYSHLITSHQFQPSELIKYWNHLQQNKHNACANAAKEKAGRYRHRKLH